In Mariluticola halotolerans, one DNA window encodes the following:
- a CDS encoding substrate-binding domain-containing protein encodes MKTALYAGATAIALVSALGTAPAFAQSRDQIRIVGSSTVFPYTQAVSEQFAASTGGAAPVVESTGTGGGMKIFCEGVGPQHPDITGASRAMKESEYKLCLDNGVDSITEVLIGYDGLSIAHAQDAADMNLTKAQIFMALASEVAVDGEIVANPYTKWSEIDSSLPDSEITVFGPPPTSGTRDAFVELVMHEGCEAFEAIAALEGDRKDEVCERMRQDGPFVEAGENDNLIVQRLNADHNALGIFGYSFLYENQDTLKAVKVEGVAPNTDTIADGSYGVSRPLFFYAKNAHRGVIPGLEEFVAEYVSEDSFGEGGYLSERGLIPLPADKRDETRATVEANVNMTRYQ; translated from the coding sequence ATGAAAACCGCACTCTATGCCGGTGCTACCGCTATTGCTCTGGTGAGCGCGCTCGGTACAGCGCCTGCCTTTGCGCAGTCACGCGACCAGATCCGTATCGTGGGTTCTTCCACGGTGTTTCCTTACACCCAGGCTGTTTCCGAGCAGTTTGCCGCATCAACCGGCGGCGCGGCTCCTGTCGTTGAATCGACAGGTACCGGTGGTGGTATGAAGATTTTCTGCGAAGGCGTTGGCCCGCAGCATCCCGATATCACTGGTGCATCGCGCGCCATGAAAGAATCCGAATACAAGCTCTGCCTCGACAATGGTGTCGACAGCATCACCGAAGTTCTGATCGGCTATGATGGCTTGTCCATCGCCCATGCTCAGGACGCTGCTGACATGAACTTGACCAAGGCACAGATCTTCATGGCCCTGGCTTCTGAAGTTGCTGTTGATGGCGAAATCGTCGCCAACCCTTACACCAAATGGTCTGAAATCGATTCGTCGCTGCCTGACAGCGAAATCACCGTTTTCGGCCCCCCGCCGACATCCGGTACCCGCGATGCATTCGTGGAACTGGTAATGCACGAAGGTTGTGAGGCATTTGAAGCCATCGCGGCGCTCGAAGGCGATCGCAAGGACGAAGTTTGCGAACGTATGCGTCAGGACGGCCCGTTCGTTGAAGCTGGCGAAAACGACAACCTGATCGTTCAGCGCCTCAATGCTGACCACAATGCACTGGGTATCTTCGGTTACTCCTTCCTCTACGAAAACCAGGACACGCTGAAGGCTGTCAAGGTTGAAGGCGTTGCGCCGAACACTGACACCATTGCAGACGGTTCCTATGGCGTTTCCCGCCCGCTGTTCTTCTATGCCAAGAACGCACATCGTGGCGTGATCCCTGGCCTTGAAGAGTTTGTCGCTGAATATGTTTCCGAAGATTCCTTCGGTGAAGGCGGCTACCTGTCCGAGCGCGGCCTTATCCCGCTTCCGGCTGACAAGCGCGACGAAACACGTGCCACAGTTGAAGCAAACGTCAACATGACGCGCTACCAGTAA
- a CDS encoding sensor histidine kinase — MTDHLETAFPKVVLAKWQMRLGAARGILLVSAAVTCVFVLFSDLTFWQGIVGFALILAATLFLPRTVEARVPAAAAADMQRQMRQQAAIQFADALPDPCFLLDRRAVVMHRNPPAANQFPSTPAGNPIAFSIRHPALLSAIDRVRLSGVPQNVELHQTIPNETWFQIFVSPLDMNGEGGQAANWIVVTMHNLTEQKRVEAMRADFVANASHELRTPLTSLIGFVDTLQGPAARDPEARERFLGIMRAQGERMSKLIDDLLSLSRIELRQHVRPTTNVNLSLILGQVAEELQTQAKEAGVEVKVTVPEEPVNVLGQQDELYEVFENLIDNAIKYGADGNSVEVALAPSSRPGFTYMVHITDHGAGIAQEHVPRLTERFYRVDAESSRRKKGTGLGLAIVKHILSRHGAQMSIRSKLGEGTTVEILFAR; from the coding sequence ATGACGGATCATCTCGAAACGGCCTTCCCCAAAGTGGTCCTCGCCAAATGGCAGATGCGCCTTGGCGCGGCGCGCGGCATTTTGCTCGTCTCGGCAGCGGTCACATGCGTGTTCGTCCTTTTCAGTGACCTGACATTCTGGCAGGGCATTGTCGGCTTCGCCCTCATTCTGGCGGCAACGCTTTTCCTGCCGCGCACGGTCGAAGCCAGGGTGCCTGCAGCAGCGGCGGCGGACATGCAGCGCCAGATGCGCCAGCAGGCCGCGATCCAGTTTGCCGATGCGCTGCCCGATCCCTGCTTTCTTCTCGACCGGCGCGCCGTGGTCATGCATCGCAATCCCCCGGCGGCAAACCAGTTCCCCTCAACCCCTGCCGGCAACCCGATCGCCTTTTCCATCCGGCATCCGGCCCTGCTGTCGGCAATTGACCGTGTGCGCCTCAGCGGTGTGCCCCAGAATGTGGAATTGCACCAGACCATCCCCAATGAGACCTGGTTTCAGATATTTGTCTCACCCCTCGACATGAATGGTGAGGGCGGGCAGGCGGCGAACTGGATTGTGGTCACCATGCACAATCTGACAGAACAAAAGCGTGTCGAGGCCATGCGCGCTGATTTTGTCGCCAATGCCAGCCATGAATTGCGCACCCCGCTGACCTCCCTGATCGGCTTTGTCGATACCCTGCAAGGCCCGGCCGCCAGAGACCCCGAAGCCCGCGAGCGGTTTCTGGGTATCATGCGCGCCCAGGGCGAACGCATGTCCAAGCTCATTGATGATCTGCTGTCGCTGTCGCGCATCGAATTGCGCCAGCACGTGCGCCCCACAACCAATGTGAACCTGTCTTTGATATTGGGGCAGGTGGCTGAAGAGTTGCAGACCCAGGCAAAGGAAGCCGGTGTTGAGGTCAAGGTGACCGTGCCCGAAGAGCCGGTGAACGTACTGGGGCAGCAGGATGAGCTGTACGAGGTTTTCGAGAACCTGATCGACAATGCGATCAAGTATGGTGCCGATGGCAATAGTGTCGAGGTGGCGCTTGCCCCCTCGTCGCGGCCCGGCTTTACCTATATGGTGCATATTACAGATCATGGCGCGGGCATCGCCCAGGAGCATGTGCCGCGCCTGACAGAACGCTTCTACAGGGTCGATGCAGAATCGAGCCGCCGCAAGAAGGGAACAGGGCTGGGCCTGGCCATCGTCAAGCACATCCTGAGCCGCCACGGCGCGCAAATGTCCATTCGCTCCAAACTGGGCGAGGGCACGACGGTAGAGATTCTCTTCGCCAGGTGA
- the ppk2 gene encoding polyphosphate kinase 2 gives MSDNDPFTDFDLNDPELPKRIKQKAMQSGGYPYEKKLDKDTYWDELGALHRELVKLQASIQESGERIAIVFEGRDAAGKGGTIKRFLEHLNPRTNRIVALPKPSDRERGEWYFQRYVSHLPSAGESALFDRSWYNRAGVEPVMGFSTPEQTQHFLSEAPRFEQMLVDDGIHFFKFWLDMGREMQIKRFHDRRHDPLKVWKLSPIDLKALGQWDEYTAARDAMLEATDTPYAPWTVIRANDKRRLRLNVMRTVLLQLDYKDKDLKAIGEIDPQIVLSVKQYLAL, from the coding sequence GTGTCAGATAACGATCCCTTTACCGATTTCGACCTCAACGATCCGGAACTGCCCAAGCGCATCAAGCAAAAGGCGATGCAATCGGGCGGCTATCCTTACGAGAAGAAACTCGACAAGGACACCTATTGGGACGAGCTGGGCGCGCTGCACCGGGAACTGGTGAAGCTGCAGGCCTCGATCCAGGAAAGCGGCGAGCGGATTGCCATTGTGTTTGAGGGGCGCGATGCGGCCGGCAAGGGCGGCACCATCAAGCGGTTTCTTGAACATCTCAACCCGCGCACCAACCGCATTGTCGCCCTGCCCAAGCCGAGCGACAGGGAGCGCGGCGAATGGTATTTTCAGCGCTATGTCAGCCATTTGCCCTCCGCGGGCGAGAGCGCGCTGTTTGACCGCTCCTGGTATAACCGGGCCGGCGTGGAGCCGGTTATGGGGTTTTCCACCCCCGAACAAACCCAGCATTTCCTCAGTGAAGCGCCGCGATTTGAGCAGATGCTGGTTGATGACGGCATCCATTTCTTCAAATTCTGGCTGGATATGGGGCGCGAAATGCAGATCAAGCGCTTCCATGACCGGCGGCATGACCCGCTCAAGGTGTGGAAGCTCTCCCCGATCGATTTGAAGGCGCTGGGCCAGTGGGATGAATATACCGCGGCGCGGGACGCCATGCTGGAAGCCACCGACACCCCTTACGCCCCCTGGACGGTGATCCGGGCCAATGACAAGCGCCGGTTGCGCCTCAACGTGATGCGCACGGTGCTGCTGCAACTCGATTACAAGGACAAGGACCTCAAAGCCATTGGCGAGATCGATCCGCAGATCGTCTTGAGCGTCAAACAATATCTGGCACTCTGA
- a CDS encoding N-formylglutamate amidohydrolase, protein MGKQDTHFAASLRPPAIVFNPMGRSRFLIVCDHASNHMPAAYGALGLSAIERLMHIAWDPGALAVSKKLSALLDAPLVQSTNSRLLVDPNRGHDAKDLIPEISEATPIPGNADISAEERAARIAKFHTPYHKAIAALLDARAARGIESILVAMHSFTPVYHGAQRPWPVGLIHGADTGFTQALFDALKADAPEMNVGWNEPYAARQGIYYTMDLHADQRGLHGTMVEIRHDEILTPAGVTDWTERMARCLTRLLATLPSTPASSPIS, encoded by the coding sequence ATGGGAAAGCAGGATACGCATTTTGCGGCCAGCCTTCGGCCGCCTGCAATCGTTTTCAATCCCATGGGCCGGTCGCGTTTCCTCATTGTATGCGATCACGCCTCAAACCATATGCCTGCCGCCTATGGCGCGCTCGGTCTCAGCGCTATTGAACGCCTGATGCACATTGCCTGGGATCCCGGTGCACTGGCGGTGAGCAAAAAGCTTTCCGCTCTTCTGGATGCGCCGCTGGTGCAATCGACAAATTCAAGGCTCCTGGTTGACCCCAATCGCGGGCACGATGCCAAGGACCTGATCCCGGAAATCAGCGAAGCCACCCCGATCCCGGGCAATGCCGATATCAGCGCTGAGGAACGCGCGGCGCGGATTGCGAAATTCCATACCCCCTATCACAAGGCCATTGCCGCCCTGCTGGATGCGCGCGCCGCAAGAGGGATTGAAAGCATCCTGGTTGCCATGCATTCCTTCACCCCTGTTTATCACGGCGCGCAGCGGCCCTGGCCGGTGGGGCTCATTCATGGCGCGGATACGGGTTTTACCCAGGCGCTTTTTGATGCGTTGAAAGCCGACGCGCCGGAGATGAACGTGGGCTGGAACGAACCCTATGCTGCCCGGCAGGGCATTTATTACACCATGGACCTGCATGCTGATCAGCGCGGGTTACATGGCACGATGGTGGAAATCCGCCATGACGAAATCCTTACACCGGCGGGGGTGACAGACTGGACGGAGCGCATGGCGCGCTGCCTGACCCGGCTACTTGCCACACTCCCCTCTACCCCCGCATCTTCCCCTATCAGCTGA
- a CDS encoding amino acid permease, with the protein MSETTDAPTPAGSVTYTRPDAAYFEKRGLAKHAGAWSLWALGVGAVISGDFFGWNYGLGVAGFGGLAIATVIIAIMYVGMAYSLAELSPALPHTGGAYSFGRTAMGPWGGFITGLAETMEYVLTPAVVVVGIAGYMSAISTDMLGFTLPNPVWWLIFYAIFVGLNIVGVALTFRFTIVITFLALAILAVFWIGAIPHFDFNRWALNIGYDGVELPNGGGPLLPFGWQGIAAALPFAIWFYLAIEQLPLAAEESHDPKRDMPRGLLWGMLTLIIASVLTLFFNAGIAPGAHAVGTATDPLFLAFKTIFGDGVGASALALVAVAGLVASFHTIIYAYGRNIYSLSRAGYFPRWLSVTHGTRKTPHVALIAGAVIGFVICLALEYGPAVFGAVPVGAVLLNMAVFGAVIAYIMQMIAYVRIKRLALTRPYVSPLGNFGAIIAGIIAAITLLSLLLNPDYRPGIYGCAIWFAAGLLYFAIAGRNRLVLSPEEAFALAHAEEAERP; encoded by the coding sequence ATGAGCGAGACAACGGACGCGCCGACGCCCGCAGGCAGCGTGACCTATACGCGGCCCGATGCCGCCTATTTCGAAAAACGCGGTCTGGCGAAACATGCAGGGGCGTGGTCGCTCTGGGCACTTGGGGTGGGGGCTGTGATTTCAGGCGATTTCTTTGGCTGGAATTATGGGCTTGGGGTTGCCGGCTTTGGCGGGCTTGCCATCGCCACGGTGATTATCGCTATCATGTATGTGGGCATGGCCTATTCGCTGGCCGAACTCAGCCCGGCACTGCCGCATACGGGCGGGGCCTATTCGTTCGGGCGTACCGCCATGGGGCCGTGGGGCGGCTTTATCACCGGGCTGGCGGAGACCATGGAATATGTGCTGACCCCGGCGGTCGTTGTCGTTGGCATAGCCGGCTATATGAGCGCGATCAGCACGGACATGCTCGGCTTTACCCTGCCCAATCCGGTGTGGTGGCTGATTTTTTACGCCATCTTTGTGGGGCTCAATATTGTCGGGGTGGCGCTGACGTTCCGCTTTACCATTGTCATCACCTTTCTGGCTTTGGCAATTCTGGCGGTGTTCTGGATCGGGGCGATCCCGCATTTCGATTTCAACCGCTGGGCGCTCAATATCGGCTATGACGGGGTTGAACTGCCAAACGGAGGCGGGCCCTTGCTGCCGTTTGGCTGGCAGGGCATTGCTGCCGCCCTGCCCTTTGCCATCTGGTTTTATCTGGCCATCGAGCAATTGCCGCTGGCGGCCGAGGAAAGCCATGACCCGAAACGCGACATGCCGCGCGGGCTGCTCTGGGGCATGCTCACCCTGATCATCGCCTCGGTACTGACCCTGTTCTTTAACGCCGGCATCGCGCCGGGGGCCCATGCGGTGGGCACGGCGACCGATCCGCTGTTTCTCGCCTTCAAGACGATTTTTGGCGACGGCGTTGGCGCTTCAGCGCTGGCCCTTGTGGCGGTGGCGGGGCTGGTGGCCTCGTTCCACACCATCATTTACGCCTATGGCCGCAATATCTATTCGCTCAGCCGGGCGGGCTATTTTCCGCGCTGGCTCAGCGTGACCCATGGCACCCGCAAAACCCCGCATGTGGCGCTGATCGCGGGGGCGGTAATCGGCTTTGTGATTTGCCTTGCGCTTGAATATGGCCCGGCCGTGTTCGGCGCAGTGCCGGTGGGGGCCGTCCTGCTCAATATGGCGGTTTTTGGCGCGGTCATTGCCTATATCATGCAAATGATTGCCTATGTGCGCATCAAGCGGCTGGCGCTGACCCGGCCCTATGTCAGCCCTTTGGGTAATTTCGGGGCGATCATTGCGGGGATCATCGCCGCCATCACGCTTTTGTCGCTCTTGCTCAATCCGGATTACCGGCCCGGTATTTATGGCTGCGCCATCTGGTTTGCCGCCGGGCTGTTGTATTTCGCCATCGCCGGGCGCAACAGGCTTGTGCTGTCGCCGGAAGAGGCCTTTGCGCTGGCTCATGCTGAAGAGGCAGAGCGGCCATAA
- a CDS encoding aldehyde dehydrogenase family protein: protein MADTVKLISPIDGSVYAERPIAQDAEITRALTRAHGAQAEWRRTPIATRNAYMAKFLEAITALNAAIVPELAWQMGRPVRFGGENGGIIERTEYMMSIAESALAPIQRTDKPGFRRYISHEPLGIVLVVAPWNYPYLTAVNTIIPALIAGNAVILKHASQTLLAGERFAEAFAMAGLPEGLFQNVVLSHGQTEALIGSGKIDHINFTGSVEGGRRIERAAAGTFATLGLELGGKDPAYVRADANLDFSIESIVDGAFYNAGQCCCGIERIYAHEDVYDRVVEGVIELTKKYVVGNPLDEATTMGPMAQPRFADAIREQKEEALRKGAKANINMQLANDKQGSPYLAPEVLTNVNHQMSVMREESFGPVVGIMKVKDDAEAIQLMNDSPYGLTASIWTMDTDKAAEIGDQVETGTVFMNRCDYLDPALVWTGVKDTGKGAALSEIGFANLTRPKSFHLREI, encoded by the coding sequence ATGGCCGACACGGTCAAACTGATTTCCCCGATTGATGGCAGTGTTTATGCCGAGCGACCGATTGCACAGGACGCGGAGATTACCCGCGCCCTCACCCGTGCGCACGGCGCGCAGGCCGAATGGCGGCGCACCCCGATTGCCACGCGCAACGCCTATATGGCGAAATTTCTTGAGGCGATCACCGCGTTGAATGCAGCTATCGTGCCTGAACTGGCCTGGCAGATGGGCCGGCCGGTGCGCTTTGGCGGCGAGAATGGCGGGATCATCGAGCGTACCGAATATATGATGTCGATTGCCGAGAGCGCCCTTGCCCCGATCCAGCGCACCGACAAGCCCGGCTTTCGCCGCTATATCAGCCACGAGCCGCTTGGAATCGTGCTGGTCGTTGCGCCCTGGAACTACCCCTATCTGACCGCGGTCAACACCATCATTCCCGCGCTGATTGCAGGCAATGCGGTCATCCTCAAACATGCCTCACAAACATTGTTGGCGGGCGAACGTTTTGCCGAGGCTTTTGCCATGGCGGGACTGCCTGAGGGCCTGTTTCAAAATGTCGTTCTCAGCCATGGCCAGACCGAAGCCCTGATCGGCTCGGGCAAGATTGACCACATCAATTTCACCGGTTCGGTGGAAGGCGGCCGCCGCATCGAACGCGCTGCCGCCGGCACTTTCGCCACCCTCGGGCTGGAACTGGGCGGCAAGGACCCCGCCTATGTGCGGGCCGATGCCAATCTCGATTTTTCCATCGAGAGCATTGTCGATGGCGCTTTCTACAATGCCGGGCAATGCTGTTGCGGCATTGAGCGGATTTACGCCCATGAAGATGTCTATGACCGGGTGGTCGAGGGCGTTATCGAGCTGACCAAAAAATATGTCGTCGGCAATCCGCTGGATGAAGCGACCACCATGGGCCCGATGGCGCAGCCACGTTTTGCCGATGCGATCCGTGAGCAAAAGGAAGAGGCTTTGCGCAAGGGTGCGAAGGCCAATATCAATATGCAACTGGCCAATGACAAGCAGGGCTCGCCCTATCTGGCACCCGAAGTGCTGACCAATGTGAACCATCAGATGTCGGTAATGCGCGAGGAAAGCTTTGGTCCGGTCGTCGGGATCATGAAGGTCAAGGATGATGCGGAAGCCATCCAGCTGATGAATGACAGCCCCTATGGCCTGACCGCCTCGATCTGGACCATGGATACGGACAAGGCCGCCGAGATTGGCGATCAGGTGGAAACCGGCACGGTATTCATGAACCGCTGCGATTATCTCGACCCGGCGCTGGTGTGGACCGGGGTCAAGGATACGGGCAAGGGCGCGGCCCTCAGCGAAATCGGCTTTGCCAATTTGACCCGACCCAAGAGCTTCCATTTGCGGGAAATCTAG
- a CDS encoding mannitol dehydrogenase family protein — translation MTRLSNDRLNALPADVQKPDYDRAAITPGIVHIGIGAFHRAHQAVYVDDLLKDHPDWGIIGASLRRPDTKDALDPQDGLFTVAVRDAAGTRCRIIGSILEVIDANAERERLLTIMAHPKIRIVSLTVTEKGYCHDPASGELDTKHADIVHDLANPTAPKSAPGLIVEALARRQAAGIAPFAVMSCDNLPANGATAKRIVSRFAALRDAALGRFVAEEVAFPGTMVDRIVPATTDEDRAFVAEAIGCEDAWPIMTEPFTQWVIEDNFPNGRPPFEDAGAQLVDDVEPFEHMKLRMLNGSHSTLSYLGYLAGFETVSETVANPDFKTLIHDMMTREIMPTLDMPGTDLNAYRDALLERFSNPALKHRTWQIAMDGSQKLPQRLLGTIRDRIEAGEPRVRLTLGVAAWIRYASGIDENGAEIDVRDPLADRMHFLGQGAHTNPDAMATAFLGLAEVFGEDLPNVASFRQQLVTLLGQLLHQGALATVETVVNGPEG, via the coding sequence ATGACACGCCTTTCCAATGACCGTTTGAACGCTCTTCCTGCCGATGTGCAAAAGCCCGACTATGATCGTGCGGCCATAACGCCGGGCATTGTCCATATCGGTATCGGCGCTTTCCATCGTGCCCATCAGGCCGTTTATGTCGACGATCTTTTAAAGGATCATCCAGATTGGGGCATTATCGGCGCGAGCCTGCGCCGGCCCGATACCAAGGACGCGCTGGACCCGCAGGATGGGCTGTTCACTGTTGCGGTTCGCGATGCTGCGGGCACCCGCTGCCGCATCATCGGTTCCATCCTTGAGGTGATCGATGCCAATGCCGAGCGCGAACGCCTGCTCACCATCATGGCTCATCCCAAAATCCGCATCGTTTCGCTGACGGTGACGGAAAAGGGCTATTGCCACGATCCCGCCAGCGGCGAACTCGACACCAAACACGCCGATATCGTTCATGATCTGGCAAACCCCACCGCGCCCAAAAGCGCCCCCGGCCTGATTGTCGAGGCGCTGGCCCGGCGGCAGGCGGCGGGTATTGCCCCGTTTGCGGTGATGAGCTGCGATAACCTGCCCGCCAATGGCGCAACCGCCAAGCGCATCGTCTCCCGTTTTGCCGCATTGCGCGATGCCGCCCTTGGCCGTTTTGTTGCCGAAGAAGTAGCCTTCCCCGGCACCATGGTCGATCGCATCGTCCCCGCCACAACCGACGAGGACCGTGCCTTTGTTGCCGAAGCCATCGGTTGCGAGGATGCATGGCCCATCATGACCGAGCCATTCACCCAATGGGTGATCGAGGATAATTTCCCCAATGGCAGGCCGCCGTTTGAAGATGCGGGCGCGCAACTGGTCGACGATGTCGAACCGTTCGAACACATGAAACTGCGCATGCTCAATGGCTCGCACTCGACCCTTTCCTATCTCGGCTATCTGGCCGGGTTTGAAACCGTTTCCGAGACCGTGGCCAATCCTGATTTCAAGACGCTGATCCACGACATGATGACCCGCGAGATCATGCCGACGCTGGATATGCCCGGCACCGATCTCAATGCCTATCGCGATGCGCTGCTGGAGCGTTTCTCCAATCCTGCGCTCAAGCACCGTACCTGGCAGATCGCCATGGATGGCAGCCAGAAACTGCCGCAGCGCCTGCTCGGCACTATCCGCGATCGCATTGAAGCCGGCGAACCACGCGTTCGCCTCACCCTCGGCGTCGCCGCCTGGATCCGCTATGCCTCGGGCATTGACGAGAATGGTGCCGAAATCGACGTGCGCGACCCGCTGGCCGACCGTATGCATTTCCTCGGGCAGGGTGCACACACCAATCCCGACGCCATGGCAACCGCCTTCCTGGGGCTGGCCGAAGTCTTCGGCGAAGACCTGCCCAACGTCGCCAGCTTCCGCCAGCAACTGGTCACCCTCCTCGGGCAGTTGTTGCATCAAGGGGCACTAGCGACGGTTGAAACGGTGGTCAATGGGCCGGAAGGCTAG
- a CDS encoding sugar kinase, with product MIEMSGGENQTYKQGYAGDTLNTAWYARAALPDTWSIDYFTALGDDIYSGQMLDFLKRNQIGTSAIRQIRNKRPGLYMIHQADGDRHFTYWRDTSAAKMLADDADALKAVTDAADLIYFSGITLAILSPEARGRLLQSVGNARSRGAQTAFDPNIRPVLWPEADALRSAMTEAAKVSSFVLPTHDDEKPIFGDRTPEETAARYLQHGVEEVVVKNGAEDALIFTADGQTTVPACKGAKVIDATGAGDSFNGAYLSARLQGQSIADAGAFAHKTAATVIGHRGALIDPKLIG from the coding sequence ATGATCGAAATGTCTGGCGGCGAAAACCAGACCTATAAGCAAGGCTATGCCGGTGACACGCTGAATACCGCCTGGTATGCGCGGGCGGCCCTGCCCGACACGTGGTCCATCGATTATTTTACCGCGCTGGGCGACGACATTTATTCCGGGCAGATGCTGGATTTTCTGAAGCGCAACCAGATCGGCACCAGCGCTATCAGGCAAATCCGCAACAAGCGGCCCGGCCTTTATATGATCCACCAGGCTGATGGCGACCGGCACTTCACCTATTGGCGCGACACATCTGCGGCTAAAATGCTTGCCGATGACGCTGATGCGCTAAAGGCGGTCACAGATGCGGCTGACCTGATTTATTTCTCCGGCATTACGCTGGCTATCCTCTCTCCGGAAGCGCGCGGACGATTGCTTCAAAGCGTTGGAAATGCGCGCAGCCGGGGCGCGCAAACCGCATTTGATCCCAATATCCGCCCGGTCCTCTGGCCTGAGGCAGATGCCCTTAGATCCGCCATGACAGAAGCGGCGAAAGTATCGAGCTTCGTCTTGCCCACGCATGATGATGAGAAGCCGATTTTCGGCGACCGCACACCTGAGGAGACCGCTGCGCGCTATTTGCAGCACGGGGTAGAGGAAGTTGTGGTCAAGAATGGTGCGGAAGATGCGCTGATTTTTACCGCTGACGGACAAACCACTGTGCCGGCATGCAAGGGCGCAAAGGTGATTGATGCGACAGGCGCCGGGGACAGCTTTAACGGGGCCTATCTGTCGGCCCGGCTGCAAGGCCAGTCTATCGCGGATGCGGGCGCTTTCGCGCACAAAACCGCCGCGACGGTTATCGGCCATCGCGGCGCGCTGATTGATCCGAAATTGATCGGCTAG
- a CDS encoding DUF924 family protein, with protein sequence MKTAEDVHNFWFVTHGAEDWFGGKAEFDAELAKAFADTVPLVAQGEAYTWRETPRGRLAEIIVLDQFSRQLYRDSAKAFAQDGMALALAQEAVAGGHDLALDNTERMFLYMPYMHSESLLVHEEALRLFGTLGKPDTLEFEAKHHALIKRFGRYPKRNAALGRQSTPEEIAYIEEAGDSMF encoded by the coding sequence ATGAAAACCGCTGAAGACGTCCACAATTTCTGGTTTGTGACCCACGGGGCTGAGGACTGGTTTGGCGGCAAGGCCGAATTCGATGCTGAACTGGCAAAAGCTTTTGCCGACACCGTGCCGCTTGTGGCGCAGGGTGAAGCCTATACCTGGCGCGAGACCCCGAGGGGACGCCTGGCCGAAATCATCGTGCTCGATCAGTTCTCGCGTCAGCTATACCGCGATAGCGCCAAGGCCTTTGCCCAGGACGGCATGGCCCTTGCACTGGCGCAGGAGGCGGTTGCCGGCGGCCATGATCTGGCGCTCGACAATACCGAACGCATGTTTCTTTACATGCCCTATATGCATTCAGAATCCCTGCTGGTGCATGAAGAGGCGCTACGCCTTTTCGGCACGTTGGGGAAACCCGACACGCTCGAATTCGAAGCCAAGCACCACGCGCTGATCAAGCGTTTCGGACGTTATCCGAAACGCAATGCCGCGCTCGGACGTCAGTCAACGCCCGAAGAGATCGCCTATATCGAAGAAGCCGGCGACTCGATGTTCTAG
- a CDS encoding VOC family protein, which produces MPTITNTLKPSAPILPLSTRLDAVHIGVTSAARALAVWRDVVGLEVIRETAAQIDLGIGTKVLIVLHLDSDQPVAPRTTGLYHVAIHVPQRRDLAGFVFRAAKANIRFSPTDHLVSEAVYIWDHDGNGIEVAFETPWRGRLQTPDDGDAYGLTADGKPHSGREPIDLDDLMSEITPDYNPMGLMPEGARVGHVHVHVNDLDQSMHFYRDVLGFGGQLLSYTFGMGDVVLDYMPHILAFNVWNGPQATPAPANTAGLRWYTIVLPDTATADALKIRLSDNDIALTERPDGFAITDPSGNSLHIMVEN; this is translated from the coding sequence ATGCCAACGATCACCAATACGCTGAAACCAAGTGCCCCCATCCTGCCTTTGAGCACCCGTTTGGACGCGGTTCATATTGGCGTGACAAGCGCCGCAAGGGCTTTGGCTGTCTGGCGCGATGTGGTCGGGCTGGAAGTGATCCGCGAGACCGCAGCGCAGATCGACCTGGGCATTGGCACCAAGGTGTTGATTGTGCTGCATCTTGATTCAGACCAGCCGGTCGCCCCACGCACCACAGGGCTTTACCACGTCGCCATCCATGTGCCGCAACGGCGGGATCTCGCCGGTTTTGTCTTCCGGGCCGCGAAAGCGAATATCCGCTTCTCACCGACAGACCATCTGGTCTCCGAGGCGGTGTATATCTGGGATCATGACGGCAACGGCATTGAAGTCGCATTCGAAACGCCCTGGCGCGGGCGGTTGCAGACGCCCGATGATGGTGACGCCTATGGCCTGACGGCGGATGGCAAGCCACATTCCGGACGCGAGCCGATTGATCTTGATGACCTGATGAGCGAGATCACGCCTGATTATAACCCGATGGGGTTAATGCCCGAGGGGGCACGGGTGGGCCATGTGCACGTCCATGTGAACGACCTCGACCAATCGATGCACTTCTATCGTGATGTGCTCGGTTTCGGGGGGCAGCTTCTATCCTATACGTTCGGTATGGGCGACGTGGTTCTGGATTACATGCCGCATATTCTGGCGTTCAATGTCTGGAACGGACCTCAGGCAACACCCGCCCCGGCCAACACCGCTGGCCTGCGTTGGTACACAATTGTTTTGCCCGACACGGCAACAGCAGACGCGCTGAAGATCAGGCTGAGTGACAATGATATTGCCCTGACCGAGCGGCCGGATGGTTTTGCGATCACTGACCCATCCGGCAACAGCCTGCATATTATGGTCGAGAATTGA